The proteins below come from a single Pandoraea apista genomic window:
- a CDS encoding solute carrier family 23 protein encodes MAEGYFPKWQQQDTGSGRVIAPDERLAWPQTIAMGVQHVVAMFGSTVLAPLLMGFDPNLAIFMSGIGTLLFFVLVGGRVPSYLGSSFAFIGLVISVTGYAGSGPNLNIPVALGGIIACGVLYAIIGLIVMAVGTRWIEALMPPVVTGAVVAVIGLNLAPVAVKGVSATSFDTWMALATVLCVGLVAVFARGMVQRLLILVGLLLAYVLYAVLTNGMGLGKPIDFAIVANAAWFGLPHFAAPVFKPEAMVLLAPIAIILVAENLGHIKAVSAMTGQNLDRYMGRAFLGDGLATIVSGSVGGTGVTTYAENIGVMAVTKIYSTVVFAVAAVIALVLGFSPKFGAVIQTIPGPVLGGVSIVVFGLITVAGARIWVQNKVDFSDNRNLIVAAVTLVLGAGDFTLKFGSFSLGGIGCATFGAIILYALLRGRGASRPAAM; translated from the coding sequence ATGGCTGAGGGTTATTTCCCGAAGTGGCAGCAACAGGACACGGGCTCCGGCCGCGTGATCGCCCCCGATGAGCGTTTGGCCTGGCCGCAGACCATCGCAATGGGGGTGCAACACGTGGTCGCCATGTTCGGCTCGACCGTGCTCGCACCGTTGCTCATGGGCTTCGACCCGAACCTCGCGATCTTCATGTCGGGCATCGGCACGTTGCTCTTCTTCGTGCTCGTTGGCGGGCGCGTGCCCAGCTATCTCGGCTCGAGCTTCGCCTTCATCGGCCTCGTCATTTCGGTAACGGGCTATGCAGGCAGCGGTCCGAACCTGAATATCCCCGTGGCGCTTGGCGGCATCATCGCCTGCGGCGTGCTCTACGCCATCATCGGCCTGATCGTGATGGCCGTCGGCACGCGCTGGATTGAGGCGCTCATGCCGCCGGTGGTCACGGGCGCCGTGGTGGCGGTCATCGGCCTGAATCTGGCGCCGGTCGCCGTGAAGGGTGTCTCGGCCACGAGCTTCGACACGTGGATGGCGCTCGCGACGGTGCTGTGCGTGGGCCTCGTGGCGGTGTTCGCACGCGGCATGGTGCAGCGTCTGCTGATTCTCGTGGGCCTGTTGCTTGCCTACGTGCTGTACGCCGTGCTGACCAACGGCATGGGGCTGGGCAAGCCGATCGACTTCGCTATCGTGGCCAACGCGGCGTGGTTCGGTCTGCCGCATTTCGCCGCGCCGGTGTTCAAGCCGGAAGCCATGGTGCTGCTTGCCCCCATCGCCATCATTCTGGTGGCGGAAAACCTCGGGCACATCAAGGCGGTGAGCGCCATGACCGGACAGAACCTCGACCGCTACATGGGCCGCGCCTTCCTCGGCGACGGGTTGGCGACGATTGTCTCGGGCAGCGTCGGCGGCACGGGGGTGACCACGTATGCCGAGAACATCGGTGTGATGGCCGTCACGAAGATCTACTCGACGGTGGTGTTCGCGGTGGCGGCGGTGATCGCGCTGGTGCTCGGCTTCTCGCCGAAGTTCGGCGCCGTCATCCAGACGATTCCCGGCCCGGTGCTCGGCGGCGTGTCGATCGTGGTGTTCGGTCTGATCACGGTGGCCGGCGCGCGCATCTGGGTGCAGAACAAGGTCGACTTCTCGGATAACCGCAATCTGATCGTCGCGGCGGTCACGCTGGTGCTCGGCGCAGGCGACTTCACCCTGAAGTTCGGCAGCTTCTCGCTGGGCGGCATCGGCTGCGCCACGTTCGGCGCGATCATCCTGTACGCGCTGCTGCGCGGGCGCGGGGCATCGAGGCCGGCAGCGATGTAA
- a CDS encoding LysR substrate-binding domain-containing protein: MRFDLTDLRLCLLVAEAGSITGGAERAHLTLASASARIRGLEETLGVALFMRHRQGVIPTPAGRALLAHARRVLAQIEQMRGELGEYAAGLKGNVRIASNTVAMSEFLPDLLGAFLAEHPNVEISLREQTSPAVVQAVLEGAADIGVVSDWIELTGLETVPFRQDRLVVVTPPAHALAGQHAVALIDILDTEFIGLPEQSALAEHLDGHARRAGRPLRYRLRLRDFDSLCRAVAAGAALGIVPLSAARRSAATLGIGIVPLSDPWALRTLVLCVRERDALPVYARQLLERLAAPVATNENGTT, from the coding sequence GTGCGATTCGACCTGACCGATCTGCGTCTTTGCCTGCTGGTTGCCGAAGCGGGCAGCATCACCGGCGGCGCCGAGCGCGCCCACCTGACACTGGCCTCCGCCAGTGCGCGCATTCGCGGTCTCGAGGAAACGCTAGGTGTTGCGCTCTTCATGCGCCACCGCCAGGGCGTGATTCCCACGCCCGCCGGACGCGCCCTCCTCGCTCACGCCCGACGCGTGCTCGCCCAGATCGAACAGATGCGCGGCGAATTGGGCGAATACGCGGCCGGACTCAAGGGCAACGTACGCATTGCCTCCAACACCGTTGCGATGTCCGAGTTCCTGCCCGATCTGCTGGGAGCGTTCCTTGCCGAGCATCCGAACGTCGAGATCTCGCTGCGTGAGCAGACGAGTCCGGCGGTCGTGCAAGCGGTGCTCGAAGGCGCGGCGGACATTGGCGTCGTCTCCGACTGGATCGAACTGACGGGACTGGAGACGGTGCCGTTCCGGCAAGACCGGCTGGTGGTCGTCACGCCACCGGCTCATGCGCTGGCCGGGCAGCACGCGGTGGCGCTCATCGACATACTCGATACCGAATTCATCGGCCTGCCAGAACAAAGCGCGCTGGCCGAGCATCTGGACGGTCACGCCAGACGGGCCGGACGGCCCCTGCGCTACCGTCTGCGTCTGCGCGACTTCGACAGCCTGTGCCGCGCCGTGGCGGCGGGGGCTGCGCTGGGGATCGTGCCCCTGAGCGCGGCCCGTCGATCGGCGGCGACGCTTGGCATCGGCATCGTGCCGCTCTCCGACCCGTGGGCACTGCGAACGCTGGTGTTGTGCGTGCGCGAGCGCGACGCCCTGCCCGTCTACGCACGGCAACTGCTCGAACGGCTGGCCGCTCCCGTCGCCACCAACGAAAACGGCACGACATAA